One genomic window of Mucilaginibacter sp. SJ includes the following:
- a CDS encoding efflux RND transporter periplasmic adaptor subunit has product MKRIIIYIPLLAMAAGIFVTGCSTKAKTNNEAVASDTLQLPVLTLNTQDTVLQKSYVADIQAQKNIEIRSRVRGFLEKIYIDEGKQVKKGQLLFKLNDQEFKVNLSKAKAALSNAVAAAKATELEVARVKLLVDKKVISKSELEVAESKMSADRATIEEARSMVQSAEDQLAYTYIHAPFDGIIDRIPLKSGSLIDEGTLLTSLSDISSMYAYFSFPENEYLQYIRKKESAPGQTSDKVKLVLADGLDFPYQGEIETVEAEIEQKTGSINFRAKFPNPNRLLRHGATGKLFISTKANNVVMVPQQSVFDIQDKSYVYIVDKDNKLHMQAFSPQTRFSTYYIVKDGLKAGDRILYQGAQNVRDGMIIKPRKMAKDSLLAMK; this is encoded by the coding sequence ATGAAAAGGATCATCATTTATATACCCCTGCTGGCCATGGCCGCCGGCATATTTGTCACGGGTTGCTCAACCAAAGCCAAAACCAATAACGAAGCTGTCGCTTCCGATACGCTTCAGTTACCTGTACTTACGTTAAATACGCAGGATACCGTTCTTCAAAAATCATACGTTGCCGATATCCAGGCACAAAAAAACATCGAGATCCGGTCGCGCGTTCGCGGCTTCCTCGAAAAAATATACATCGACGAAGGAAAGCAGGTTAAAAAAGGCCAGCTTTTATTTAAGCTTAACGACCAGGAATTTAAAGTAAACCTGTCAAAAGCTAAAGCCGCGTTAAGTAATGCCGTGGCCGCTGCCAAAGCAACCGAACTTGAGGTAGCAAGGGTTAAACTACTGGTTGACAAGAAAGTAATATCCAAGTCTGAACTGGAAGTTGCTGAATCAAAGATGAGTGCAGACCGCGCGACCATTGAAGAAGCACGCTCTATGGTGCAAAGCGCCGAAGACCAACTGGCTTATACTTACATTCATGCGCCGTTTGATGGCATCATAGACAGGATCCCGCTTAAATCGGGCAGTTTGATTGATGAAGGCACCTTGCTTACCAGCCTGTCGGATATCAGCTCCATGTACGCTTATTTCAGCTTCCCGGAAAATGAATACCTGCAATACATCCGCAAAAAGGAATCAGCTCCCGGCCAAACAAGTGATAAGGTTAAGCTGGTATTGGCAGACGGCCTGGACTTCCCCTACCAGGGCGAAATAGAAACGGTAGAGGCCGAAATTGAGCAAAAAACAGGCTCTATTAACTTCAGGGCAAAGTTCCCCAATCCGAACAGGTTATTGAGGCATGGTGCTACCGGTAAGCTTTTCATATCTACCAAAGCCAATAACGTAGTCATGGTGCCACAGCAGTCGGTATTTGATATCCAGGATAAAAGTTACGTATACATAGTTGATAAGGATAATAAACTGCACATGCAGGCTTTTTCGCCGCAAACCCGTTTTTCTACCTATTATATTGTGAAAGACGGCCTAAAAGCAGGCGACAGGATCTTGTATCAGGGAGCACAGAACGTGCGTGATGGCATGATCATTAAACCAAGGAAAATGGCAAAAGACTCATTGCTGGCAATGAAATAA